The Streptococcus oralis DNA window GCTCGATTTGGAGATCCCGAAACACAGATTATCCTGCCTCGCCTGACCTCTGATTTTGCGCAAAATATCACGGATATTCTCGATAGCAAGGAGCCGAACATCACGTGGACGGACAAGGGCGTGACTCTGGGTGTGGTTGTCGCGTCCAATGGTTACCCGCTAGACTATGAAAAGGGCGTTGAATTGCCAGCTAAAACCGATGGCGACATCATCACCTACTATGCAGGGGCTAAGTTTGCGGAAAATAGCAGAGCACTGCTATCCAACGGTGGACGTGTCTATATGCTCGTCACCACAGCAGACACCGTCAAAGAAGCCCAAAACACCATCTACCAAGAACTCTCCCAACAAAAAACAGAAGGCTTGTTCTATCGTACGGACATTGGTAGCAAGGCAATTAAGTAAAGATATAAGAATAATGCGACGAAGTCGCCAAATACGATAATGGTCGTTTGATTAGCGAGTATTAGCGAGCTGATATAGAGCAATCACCGCCGTTGTGAAAGAACGATTGGATTATCATCCAATCGTTCAGGGAAATCGGATGACCTTGGGCTTCCAATTTAGGCATGAGACACCTTTGGTGGCTGCTACCGTCCCTCACAACCTAAGGTGATTGAAAAAAGAAAGGAAAGAAAAGGATATTAACTATGAAACCAGTAATTTCCATTATCATGGGCTCAAAATCCGACTGGGCAACCATGCAAAAAACCGCCGAAGTCCTAGATCGCTTCGGTGTAACCTACGAAAAAAAGGTTGTCTCTGCTCACCGCACGCCTGATCTCATGTTTCAACATGCGGAAGAAGCCCGCAGTCGCGGTATCAAGGTCATTATTGCAGGTGCTGGAGGCGCAGCCCATTTGCCAGGTATGGTAGCTGCCAAAACAACCCTTCCTGTCATCGGGGTACCGGTCAAGTCGCGCGCTCTTAGTGGCGTGGACTCGCTCTACTCTATCGTACAGATGCCGGGTGGCGTGCCTGTCGCAACTATGGCTATCGGTGAAGCAGGGGCGACAAACGCGGCCCTCTTTGCCCTTCGTCTTCTTTCAGTAGAGGATCAGGCTATCGCGAAAGCATTGGCAGATTTCGCAGAAGAACAAGGAAAAATCGCAGAGGAGTCTACAAATGAGCTCATCTAAAACAATCGGAATTATCGGTGGCGGTCAGCTGGGGCAGATGATGGCTATTTCTGCTATCTACATGGGGCACAAGGTCATCGCGCTGGATCCTGCGGCGGATTGCCCAGCCTCTCGCGTGGCGGAGATCATCGTGGCGCCTTATAACGATGTGGATGCCCTTCGTCAGTTGGCTGAGCGTTGCGATGTCCTCACTTATGAATTTGAAAATGTTGATGCAGACGGTTTGGATGCTGTTATCAAGGATGGACAACTTCCACAAGGAACAGACCTACTCCGCATCTCTCAAAATCGCATCTTTGAAAAGGACTTTCTTTCAAACAAGGCTCAAGTCACTGTGGCACCCTACAAGGTAGTGACTTCAAGCCAAGACTTAGCAGATATCGACCTTTCTAAAAACTATGTCCTCAAGACGGCGACCGGTGGTTACGATGGCCATGGGCAAAAGGTTATTCGTTCAGAAGCAGACTTGGAGGAAGCCCGTGCACTAGCAGACTCAGCAGACTGTGTCTTGGAAGAATTTGTCAATTTTGACCTTGAAATTTCTGTCATCGTATCAGGAAATGGCAAGGACGTGACGGTTTTCCCAGTTCAGGAAAATATCCACCGAAACAATATCCTGTCTAAGACTATTGTGCCTGCTCGCATTTCAGCAAGTTTAGCAGACAAGGCCAAAGCCATGGCAGTGCGAATTGCTGAACAGCTTAACTTGTCTGGAACACTTTGTGTGGAAATGTTTGCAACAGCTGATGACATCATCGTCAATGAGATTGCCCCACGCCCACATAACTCTGGGCACTATTCGATTGAAGCTTGTGATTTCTCCCAGTTTGATACCCACATTTTAGGTGTTCTGGGAGCACCATTGCCAGCTATCAAACTGCATGCTCCAGCTGTCATGCTCAACGTTCTCGGTCAGCACGTCGAGGCTGCTGAAAAATATGTCACAGAAAATCCAAGCGCCCACCTCCACCTGTATGGTAAAATAGAAGCGAAGCACAACCGCAAGATGGGACACGTGACTTTTTTTAGTGATATGCCGGATGAGGTTGGAGATTTTTAAAAATTCAAGTCCTTAATAAAGATTCAAATGCATGTTTACATCAGTTATTAAATAGACTCCTAAAATTGATATTGAAAATAGAATGTTTAATAATCAATATAGGCATGTAACAAATTAATATAAGCTTAATTTTCTAGTATAAACAAATATAATTTATGAATTATCAATATGCAGGATTTAGAAAGGATATTTAATGCAGTATGGTTATAATTAAAGATTCAAAATTTAAAAAAGTAGACTTAGATATAGATTTTACTGATGTTGATTTTAGAACAATTGATCCAAAATGTATGTCAGGTTACCAATTGGAAGTCGTTGAAGAAGAGATTCTAAAAAAGTTCAAATTGTTTATTAGTAATGTTAATTCTAGCGATTCATTTTTTACTTATTATAGAGGTACTCGATTAAAGCATATTTATCCAGATGTAAGTTATATTTTAGAAAATGGATTGAATAAATTCTTTATTGTTGGGGACAAAGGAGTTGATTTTATTAAAAATCAACTTGGGGATAGTCAAAATCAAATACTCTCAGAACAATTTAGTAATGAGGAGTACTTATTGAATGAAATTAAAACAAAAATAAATATTGATGAGTTCTTTTTACCCTCAGATAAAAAGATGAGGTTGAGGTTATTGCAAGCAATTGTTCATAATTGTGGGAAAGAAACTTTCTTTGATTTTAAATCTTATGTTTCCCATTATGTTTCAACTACAGTTGGAACTGGGAATTATAATATTGCAAAAAGCTTTATTGATAACGAAGGTTTTATTATTTTTGGATTTGAAAAAATCGGTAAATATTTTGTTAACTCGAAGGAGTTACAATTACTATTGACTCAGTCAGAAGAACATCAATATATCATTGATGTTGAGCAAGAAGTTATGATTGAGAATGTTTTGTGGCCTTCAAATATCTTTGGATTATTTTATATACATAATGATAAAAAGATGTTTATCATTAATCCTTGGTTGGTCGTGAAATTGCAACAAAGTGAAACTATGGAGATTGTTGCCAATGATTCTTTTGATCCTTTAATTTATGTAGATCAAAGAGATTTTGACAACCTTTATAAGGAATTAGGATATGGAGAATATATATTTAGGCCATATTGAGAAATAGATAATTAACTGAACTGATGCTAATTTTAGTTAAAAAAGAAAGGCACATGGCTACTTGTATTTTCTAAAACGAAATACAGTATTCGGATTTTATCAATTACTATGATTCAAATCATCGTTAATGCTTTTGTTGAAAAGGATAAGACTGGAGCGGTCGTCGAAGTCTTGTATGCTATTAGTGACCACGAAAAAGTGAAAGCAAAGTATGAAGAACTAGTTGCTCGAAATCCAGAAAACTATCTAGCAATTTATGATTTACCACTTGATACAGATTTGAATAGACTGGATCATTACCCATCTGTGTGGATTGGGAAAGAAGAATTTGAGTAAGGAGGAAGATTTGGAAGATACTATTTTTTATGACGACTTTTTTCATTACAGTGTAGTACTCAATACAGAGTTTATGACAGCAGCTGACTTTCTTTTTGATGGGCTAGAGAGTATGATTTACGTTACTTACTTCCAGTCTTATTCAGAATCTAAAATATTTAAAGCATATTATCAAATAGCTGTTGGTATTGAAAGAATTCAAAAAATAATATTAAATTTAGCATATAATCAGTTGGAGGGAGATAAGAAGCAGGAATTTAGTTCACAAATTGATAAAGCCTTCTATGGTCATAATCATGAGCAGTTGAATAATCTTCTGATTCAGTACATGGAAATTAAAACAAAATTACAAAAACAGGAAAATAAGTTTTTAAGTCAGTTAATGGAATTTTATTCAACTCATCGATATAGTAAATTTCAAAAAGACACTGAGCTTACTTCTTTATTTAAATTTCATACAGGTGAAAGTTTTCAAATGGACACGGAAAAATTTCATTGTCGATTGAATGAGATTTTTGATTCAGTTGAAAAAATACTATCATTTTATTTTGATATTTTGGATATTATACAATTAAAAGTGCGAAACTATTTAGGTGAGACTGGTACGGATACAAAGTTATTCATAATTTACAATTTTTCAAATGTACTGAAAAGTTTTTTTAAATTATTTATTTTAGCTAAGTTAGAATATAGAAATAGAACTTCAGATTTCTGTCCGCTTTATACAACTGTGGAGAAATCTTTGTCAAGTATTGATATTTACTTTGGTGGAAATGGTTCAACTGTAATATATGCGTTGTTTGATTACTATTATAGAACTGTTGAATCTCGAGATTGGCAAGATTTCGATTTTCCACTTCCTTTCAGAAATGGAGATAAGAGGAAATTAAAATTTCAATTAAGTGAATTAGATAAGATAGTAGCTTATTATGAAAACAGAAACCCAGATATATATAAGTTTTGGGGATTGTAGTCCCTTATTTATAAAGAAAAAGGAGAAACAACATGATCAACCGTTACTCTCGCCCTGAGATGGCGAACATTTGGAGTGAAGAAAATAAATACCGTGCTTGGCTTGAGGTGGAAATCTTGGCGGATGAGGCATGGGCTGAGTTAGGGGAAATCCCTAAGGAAGATGTGGCCTTGATTCGTGAAAAAGCGGACTTTGACATCGACCGTATTTTGGAAATCGAGCAAGAGACTCGCCACGATGTGGTGGCTTTTACACGAGCGGTTTCTGAGACTCTTGGTGAAGAGCGCAAGTGGGTTCACTATGGTTTGACTTCTACCGACGTGGTGGATACTGCCTATGGTTACCTCTATAAGCAAGCCAACGACATCATCCGTCGTGACCTTGAAAACTTCACCAATATTATCGCTGACAAGGCTAAGGAGCACAAGTTCACTATCATGATGGGGCGTACCCACGGTGTGCATGCGGAGCCGACAACCTTTGGTCTTAAATTGGCGACTTGGTACAGCGAAATGAAGCGCAACATCGAGCGTTTCGAGCATGCAGCTGCTGGTGTGGAAGCTGGTAAGATTTCTGGTGCGGTTGGAAACTTTGCCAACATCCCACCATTTGTAGAGAAATACGTCTGCGACAAATTGGGTATCCGTGCTCAGGAAATCTCTACACAAGTCCTTCCTCGTGATCTTCACGCTGAGTACTTTGCAGTTCTTGCCAGCATCGCAACTTCAATCGAACGCATGGCGACTGAGATTCGTGGTTTGCAAAAATCTGAGCAACGCGAAGTGGAAGAGTTCTTTGCCAAGGGGCA harbors:
- a CDS encoding phosphoribosylaminoimidazole carboxylase — encoded protein: MKERLDYHPIVQGNRMTLGFQFRHETPLVAATVPHNLR
- the purB gene encoding adenylosuccinate lyase — its product is MINRYSRPEMANIWSEENKYRAWLEVEILADEAWAELGEIPKEDVALIREKADFDIDRILEIEQETRHDVVAFTRAVSETLGEERKWVHYGLTSTDVVDTAYGYLYKQANDIIRRDLENFTNIIADKAKEHKFTIMMGRTHGVHAEPTTFGLKLATWYSEMKRNIERFEHAAAGVEAGKISGAVGNFANIPPFVEKYVCDKLGIRAQEISTQVLPRDLHAEYFAVLASIATSIERMATEIRGLQKSEQREVEEFFAKGQKGSSAMPHKRNPIGSENMTGLARVIRGHMVTAYENVALWHERDISHSSAERIITPDTTILIDYMLNRFGNIVKNLTVFPENMIRNMNSTFGLIFSQRAMLTLIEKGMTREQAYDLVQPKTAYSWDNQVDFKPLLEADPEVTSRLTQEEIDEIFNPAYYTKRVDDIFERIGLGD
- a CDS encoding phosphoribosylaminoimidazole carboxylase; its protein translation is MIQIIVNAFVEKDKTGAVVEVLYAISDHEKVKAKYEELVARNPENYLAIYDLPLDTDLNRLDHYPSVWIGKEEFE
- the purE gene encoding 5-(carboxyamino)imidazole ribonucleotide mutase encodes the protein MKPVISIIMGSKSDWATMQKTAEVLDRFGVTYEKKVVSAHRTPDLMFQHAEEARSRGIKVIIAGAGGAAHLPGMVAAKTTLPVIGVPVKSRALSGVDSLYSIVQMPGGVPVATMAIGEAGATNAALFALRLLSVEDQAIAKALADFAEEQGKIAEESTNELI
- the purK gene encoding 5-(carboxyamino)imidazole ribonucleotide synthase; its protein translation is MSSSKTIGIIGGGQLGQMMAISAIYMGHKVIALDPAADCPASRVAEIIVAPYNDVDALRQLAERCDVLTYEFENVDADGLDAVIKDGQLPQGTDLLRISQNRIFEKDFLSNKAQVTVAPYKVVTSSQDLADIDLSKNYVLKTATGGYDGHGQKVIRSEADLEEARALADSADCVLEEFVNFDLEISVIVSGNGKDVTVFPVQENIHRNNILSKTIVPARISASLADKAKAMAVRIAEQLNLSGTLCVEMFATADDIIVNEIAPRPHNSGHYSIEACDFSQFDTHILGVLGAPLPAIKLHAPAVMLNVLGQHVEAAEKYVTENPSAHLHLYGKIEAKHNRKMGHVTFFSDMPDEVGDF